A single region of the Mercenaria mercenaria strain notata chromosome 6, MADL_Memer_1, whole genome shotgun sequence genome encodes:
- the LOC128557944 gene encoding LYR motif-containing protein 4-like produces the protein MSSTRAQTLSLYRRLIRECKKFNSYNFRMYALEKTRYEFRANKEVTDQQQVLALLGKAQENLDITKRQVLIGQMYGEGHLIIENPEYMKKS, from the exons ATGTCAAGTACACGAGCGCAGACTCTTAGTCTCTACAGGAGGCTAATACGGGAATGCAAGAAGTTTAATTCTTACAATTTTAG AATGTATGCACTTGAGAAAACACGCTATGAGTTCCGTGCTAATAAAGAAGTGACAGATCAGCAACAAGTATTAGCTCTGCTGGGTAAAGCACAAGAAAATCTAGATATTACAAAGAGACAG GTTTTGATAGGACAGATGTATGGCGAGGGACATTTGATCATTGAAAATCCAGAGTATATGAAGAAGTCTTGA